In the genome of Hymenobacter cellulosivorans, one region contains:
- a CDS encoding alpha-ketoacid dehydrogenase subunit alpha/beta, whose protein sequence is MNFDRKDYSNDVLLHLYQGLLKPRLIEEKMLILLRQGKVSKWFSGIGQEAISVGSTLALNPDEYILPLHRNLGVFTGRNVPLDRLFAQWQGKTTGYTKGRDRSFHFGTNEHHIVGMISHLGPQLAVAGGIALADLLDKEPRVTVTYSGDGGASEGDFHEALNVAAVWQLPVIFIIENNGYGLSTPSKEQFRFNYFIDKGPAYGMEAVQVDGNNVLEVYDTVKRLAEDLRQNPRPVLLEALTFRMRGHEEASGTKYVPQELFEEWAQKDPVENYEKWLLAEGILDEEARMRFRETIKREIEEGLRVADATPMPTANIEEEIADMYQAFEADKSLELSADNQQPATDKRYVDAISDALRQSMERYPELVLMGQDIADYGGVFKVTEGFVAQFGKGRVRNTPLCESAIVGAGLGLSIRRKKAMVEMQFADFVTCGFNQIVNNLAKSHYRWGQNADVVVRMPTGAGSAAGPFHSQSNEAWFTHTPGLKVVFPSNPHDAKGLLNAAIEDPNPVIYFEHKLLYRSISGPVPDAYYTTPIGKAALAREGSELSIITYGAGVHWATSLASELNLNCDILDLRTLLPWDEEAVRATVRKTGRVILFHEDTLTGGIGGEIAAWIAEHCFEHLDGPVQRVASLDTAIPFSPPLEKAFLPQQRLRERVEKLLAY, encoded by the coding sequence ATGAACTTCGACCGGAAAGACTACTCCAACGACGTACTGCTCCACCTCTACCAGGGCTTGCTCAAGCCCCGCCTGATTGAGGAGAAAATGCTCATTTTGCTGCGCCAGGGCAAAGTCAGCAAGTGGTTTTCGGGCATCGGGCAGGAAGCTATTTCGGTGGGCAGCACCCTGGCCCTGAACCCGGACGAGTACATTTTGCCTTTGCACCGCAATCTGGGCGTCTTTACCGGCCGCAACGTGCCCCTGGACCGTCTCTTTGCCCAATGGCAGGGCAAAACCACCGGCTACACCAAGGGCCGGGACCGGAGCTTCCACTTCGGCACCAATGAGCACCACATTGTGGGCATGATTTCGCACCTGGGTCCGCAGCTGGCCGTGGCCGGCGGCATTGCCCTGGCTGATCTGCTGGATAAGGAGCCCCGCGTGACCGTGACCTACAGCGGGGACGGCGGCGCCTCGGAGGGCGACTTCCACGAGGCCCTCAACGTGGCCGCCGTGTGGCAGCTGCCGGTCATTTTCATCATCGAAAACAACGGCTACGGCCTGAGCACGCCCAGCAAAGAGCAGTTCCGCTTCAACTACTTCATCGATAAGGGCCCCGCCTACGGCATGGAAGCCGTGCAGGTGGACGGCAACAACGTACTGGAAGTCTACGATACGGTGAAGCGCCTGGCCGAAGACCTGCGCCAGAACCCCCGCCCCGTGCTGCTGGAGGCCCTCACGTTCCGGATGCGGGGCCACGAAGAAGCCAGCGGCACCAAGTACGTGCCCCAGGAGCTGTTTGAGGAATGGGCCCAGAAAGACCCGGTCGAGAACTACGAGAAGTGGCTGCTGGCCGAAGGCATTCTGGACGAAGAAGCCCGCATGCGCTTCCGCGAAACCATCAAGCGCGAAATCGAGGAAGGGCTGCGCGTGGCCGATGCTACGCCCATGCCTACGGCCAACATCGAGGAGGAAATTGCCGACATGTATCAGGCTTTCGAGGCGGATAAGTCCCTGGAACTATCAGCTGACAACCAGCAACCAGCTACCGATAAGCGCTACGTCGACGCCATCAGCGACGCGCTGCGCCAGAGCATGGAGCGTTACCCCGAGTTGGTGCTCATGGGCCAGGACATTGCCGACTACGGCGGGGTATTCAAGGTGACGGAAGGCTTCGTAGCCCAGTTTGGCAAAGGCCGGGTGCGCAATACGCCCCTGTGTGAGTCTGCCATTGTAGGCGCGGGCCTGGGCCTGAGCATCCGCCGCAAAAAGGCCATGGTGGAAATGCAGTTCGCCGACTTTGTGACCTGCGGCTTCAACCAGATTGTGAATAACCTGGCCAAAAGCCACTACCGCTGGGGCCAGAATGCCGACGTAGTAGTCCGCATGCCGACTGGCGCGGGCTCGGCCGCGGGGCCTTTCCATAGCCAGAGCAACGAGGCTTGGTTTACCCACACGCCCGGCCTGAAAGTGGTGTTTCCCTCGAACCCCCACGACGCCAAAGGCTTGCTCAACGCGGCTATCGAAGACCCCAACCCGGTGATTTACTTCGAGCACAAGCTGCTCTACCGCTCTATCAGCGGGCCGGTGCCGGATGCCTACTACACCACGCCCATTGGCAAGGCGGCCCTGGCCCGGGAAGGCTCCGAGCTGAGCATCATCACCTACGGGGCCGGCGTACACTGGGCTACCAGCCTGGCTAGTGAGCTGAACCTGAACTGCGACATTCTGGATTTGCGCACGCTGCTGCCCTGGGACGAAGAAGCCGTGCGGGCTACCGTGCGCAAAACCGGCCGCGTCATTCTCTTCCATGAAGACACGCTGACCGGCGGCATCGGGGGCGAAATTGCGGCCTGGATTGCCGAGCACTGCTTCGAGCACCTCGACGGCCCCGTGCAGCGCGTGGCCTCCCTGGATACGGCCATTCCGTTCTCGCCGCCGCTGGAGAAGGCCTTTTTGCCCCAGCAGCGCCTGCGCGAGCGGGTCGAGAAACTGCTGGCTTACTAA